The Montipora capricornis isolate CH-2021 chromosome 1, ASM3666992v2, whole genome shotgun sequence genome contains a region encoding:
- the LOC138039763 gene encoding coiled-coil domain-containing protein 93-like: MGDYIREFSVSQFNKHHSTPKETYKPRRRYRKLESISKLIKKQEFQQCYWSLVGSTGFSKELRGKEKEQAEKKKAAAAAIPGRVKSELASEEDEYVVEQKRLISLLKGISVMEGKEGALSSSTVGSIVGLQSEEISQIASEYAERGNVFTVKQRAIPEAVGEHCQGNCGQQRQRVPQE, from the exons ATGGGCGACTACATTCGAGAGTTTTCTGTGTCTCAGTTTAACAAGCACCACTCAACACCAAAG GAAACCTACAAACCACGTCGAAGGTATCGCAAACTAGAATCCATCTCTAAACTGATAAAGAAACAAGAGTTCCAACAATGCTACTGGAGTCTGGTTG GCAGTACGGGATTTAGCAAGGAGCTGAGAGGCAAA GAAAAGGAGCAAGCTGAGAAGAAAAAGGCTGCGGCGGCTGCCATCCCTGGAAGAGTGAAGTCAGAATTGGCAAGTGAAGAAGATGAATATGTGGTGGAGCAG AAACGTCTAATATCGTTGCTGAAGGGAATTTCTGTTATGGAAGGAAAAGAG GGTGCACTATCATCCAGTACAGTTGGATCAATAGTTGGACTTCAATCAGAGGAAATCTCGCAGATTGCGTCTGAGTATGCTGAGCGG GGCAATGTCTTCACCGTCAAACAAAGAGCTATTCCTGAAGCAGTTGGAGAGCATTGTCAAGGGAATTGTGGACAACAAAGACAGA GAGTGCCACAAGAATGA